In Chloroflexota bacterium, the sequence TACTGGATTGCGCCTTTGACAGGACGCCGTACTTTGTTGCCCACGCTTCCTTATGCCTATGGTTCGCCCGACTATGTACAACGAGTGAACGAGATGGCCAGGATTGTAGCAGAAACGAAGGATGTCAATGAATTATCTTTTCAGACCCTTTTGGCGCAGGAAAAAGTAACGCATATCTACATCGGTGCAAAAGGCGGACCGCTGACACCCAAGATGTTTCTGGGAAACGCTCGCTATCGGCCTGTTTACAACAGCGGAGCGGTGTGGATCTTTGAGGTAGTCAGGTAGAAAAAATAGGGCATTGTTTGATACTACACACAATGCCCTGTTGATAGATCCGAAGCGGAGTGGTGCAAGCTAAGCTGCTACACCTTGCATGGCTTGGTTCAACTTGTGCATCAAGCGCGATTTGCGTCGTGCAGCATTGTTTTTGTGAATAATGCCCTTTTCTGCAGCCTTATCCAGAGCGCGAATGGCATCAGCGACGCTTTTCTTTGCTTCTTCCAATTGTCCCGCTTCGATCTGCGCCCTGGCCCTTTTGATATACGTGCGAGCTTGCGTTCGGACCCTGCGGTTGCGCAAACGCCTCTTTTCAGAGGAGCGCACGCGCTTGAGAGCTGATTTTGTGTTTGCCAAGAACAACCTCCATCCTTTTCAGAATATTGATGATTGCCAATCAGATGCGATCAACGTATCCTTTGACAGCGATTAATCCATGCTCTACAATTAACTTGAATTAAGAACGAAAATATTGTAATGAATCTTACGCAGAGTGTCAAACGAACCGCTGCGCCCACAAAATGTTTCACGTGGAACATTGCGCCCCTCAAAATCGCGCTAAAAGATGTTCCACGTGAAACGTTGAGTTAATTGAGGAGAGACCTTGGTCAATAATTTCAATAGCCCACAGCCTCGCTTTTGCGACTATGAGGGCAGCGATTACCGCACCGCCTTTTGGGAAGGTCACGGCCGCGAATACGAGGACCTGGCGGAACGGATCGCCTTGCAACAATTGCTTCCTCCTGCGGGAGAACGCATCATTGACATCGGCGGAGGTTTTGGTCGCCTGGTGGACCTGTACCATGGATACAAAGAAATTGTGCTCATGGACTATTCCAAAACCCAACTCGAGGATGCCCAACAGCGCCTGGGGGAAGGCCCCATCATCTACGTGGCGGCAAATCTCTATGAAATGCCCTTTGTTGCCAGAGCATTCGACACTGCGGTCATGGTACGGGTCCTGCACCATCTATCCGATGTACCAAGCGCATTGCGCGCAATACACCGTATTCTGCGGCCAGGAGCCTCCTTTATCCTAGAATACGCCAACAAGCGCCATTTGAAAGCAATTATGCGCTATTTGCTACGTCTCCAGCGGCACAATCCCTTCTCTTACGAACCTTGGGAATTCGCTGAGCTGCACTTTGATTTCCATCCTACGTACATCGAGCGCAATCTGGCAGAAGCAGGCTTCTGCATCGAGCGAGAGCTTTGTGTATCCCACTTTCGCATCCCATTTGTCAAACGCCTTGTCCCTGCGCATATCTTGGCTAAAGTAGATGGCTGGCTGCAACAACCCACAGCACGGCTTAAGTTAACACCGAGCATCTTCCTACACGCCCGAACTTTAGCCCAAGAAAACCAGCCTGTGCCGTTCTCCATTTTTTGCTGTCCGCGTTGTGGCAACAGCGCGTTGACACAAGAAGGTACAGCGCTGTACTGTGCAGTCTGCGGCTCTCGTTGGAGCACGGCTGGTGGAATCTATGACTTCAGATGTTCCCTGAAATAAAGAAGGTAGATGATGAGTACAGAACGACCACCCGGATTTAGCTCTGCACTAGCGGCTTTTAAGGGATTCCTGCAACATTTGGATCTTGCTACCCCCATAACCATTCTCTGTCATAGCGACGCGGATGGCGTGGCTGCCGGCGCTATCCTATATCGTGCTCTGCAACGTCTGGATTTCTCGCTCCTGACCATACTCGTCACAGGCAAAGGAGCAAACGCTTACACCCCACAAACCAAACAACTCGTTGCATCTACACGCCCGAGCGCTCTTTTTGTGCTGGACCTGGGCTGCTTGCAAGCATCTGTCCTCCCCGGCGTCCCTACCTGTTTTATTGACCACCACCGACCACTCGGAGTGCCACCCGAAGGCACTTTGATCAGCAGCTATACTTGGCAGCCCATTCCCAATACTGCATTGCTGGTGTACTGGCTATGTTCTGAATGCGTGTCCTGCGAAGACATGCTGTGGACTGCAGCTATAGGTACGCTCAGCGATCTGGGAGACAAAGCGCCTTTCCCCATTATCGCTCAAGCCAAAGCGGTATACAAAGCGAAATGGCTACATGAAGCCACAGCACTAATTAACGCAGGACGCCGTTCGGCAAGTGGTGATGCCGAAACTGCTTTGCGTGCTATCCTGGCTGCGCAACATCCACGCGAGATCGTGGAAGGGGCCAGTCCAGAAGCCAGAAAGTTGGCTGAATACCGCAGCGAGGTCACCGCCGCTCTGGAAGAGGCGAAAAAAGCGGCGCCAAAATTCAGCGGTCAGGTAGCATTAGTGCGCGTGAACAGTCCTTGTCAGATACACCCTCTGATCGCTCAAATTTGGCGCACACGCTTGCCTAAATACATCGTGTTGGTGGGCAACGAAGGTTACCAGCCAGGCTATGTCGCCTTTTCCATGCGCACCGCCACCGATGTAAACCTGCTGGACTTGCTCTCTGGTGTGGAAGTAGACGTCGCCGAGGGCTACTTTGGCTACGGCCACGACCAAGCCACTGGCGGAGTGCTGCCCATAGCATCCTGGAATCAATTGCTGCACCACCTGGGCTTTTCACAGGAGGTGTGGGCTAAAACGGAGGCAAACCGTTGACGACGCGCTTCATCGGTCTAGATCTGGCTTGGTCGCCCCGGAACAACTCGGCAGCCGTAGCCCTCGAAGCAGAGGATGACTGCGCTTGGTGGGTTGCCTACAGAGAACAATTGGGCAACAATGCCGAAGTGCTGGCCTTTCTACACGAAATCGCAGACAGTGGCCCAGCGTTGATCGCCATAGATGCACCGCTGATTGTACCCAACGAGAAAGGAGCCAGGCCTGTAGACCGCCAGATTACGCGCCTTTTTGGTCGCTATGGCGCTGGTTGCTATCCCGCGTACCGCAACCGACCGGGCAGTTGCACGCGCGGTGAGGAAATCGTGGTTGCATTAGCTCAGTGGGGGTTTGCACAGAACCCTTACATACCTCAAAAAGCAGCCGCTCGCAGCGTCTTCGAGGTGTATCCCCATCCAGCTATGCTCTCTCTTTTTCATCTGGAACGAACCATCCCATATAAGGCTCGTCCCAGTCGCGGTCTGGATTCACGGCGCAGTGCGTTAGCCCGCTTGCGCGACTCTATTGCTAGTTTGGAACAACAGGAACCTGCCATGCGCAGCCCTTCTGGGGTCATGAATCGCGACCTAAATGGGCTACGTGGCATTGCGCTCAAGCATTATGAGGATCTACTAGATGCAGCCATCTGTGCCTATATCGCCTACTATGCCTGGTATTGGGGCCCAACTGGGTACCAGGTCTACGGAGACACCATTCAAGGCTACATCTTGGTACCCATGACCGACTGGATGCGTCAGCGTCTGGCACAGTATACGCTCTAGCTATGGCCTAACATTGTATTTAACATAACATGCAAAGGATTTATTTCTGAGTTTGATAAAACGTTCCTATTTCATATTGAAGTTCTGCCCTGAGCAGAGCACCAGCGAGAAAACTATACATAATCAAGGTTGCTCCTCGAGTTCCACCTGAACTCCTCTGTGGGCTTAGGCAAGGCTCTTCATGTTGTTCAGGATGAGAAAAGAGAGCAGCCCCGCTCTGCGAAAAAGGAATTACACTCGTGCTTCTCTAACTTTTTGTATCTTTACCATATTTGTGGTATCATTTCTGCAATAGGCTTGTGGGGGTGGTTGAGTCCCGGTGGACTCCGCGGTCTTCAAAACCGTCTGAGGGGTGCTGCAAAAGCGGCCCTGGTGGGTTCGACTCCCATCCACTCCCGTAGATAGGCCTTTTTATTTGCTTTCGCTTTTCTCAATTCCGCTCTAAAATTTCGCTAAACATAATAATTATCAGCCGTGAAGCCTCATGATGCGTTCGCAGCTCAAATCAGCCTATGACATCATAGTGAGCAAAACTTAGAAAGAAGTGCTAGCATGAAATCTAAAGCGTCGCTCTATGGAACCTTGAGTGCTGGGTTATTACTGATCGGCATGGGTATCATCTTTCTCTTAAAACAGCCCCTATTTCCTGCTATCCTGGCCGTAGTGGGCGTATCATCCATCATCGCAGGATTGTCCACGGGCCGAGGATGGTACAGCATACAGAGTGGCCTATGGCTGATTGGATTATTTTTCCTCTTCTATTTTGACATCCTCTGGCCGGGCATTTTAATCCTGATTGGCCTCTCTGCACTCATCGGCGCTTTGACCCGTTCCATGCTCACATCGCCCAAATTGCCAGAGGAAGACAAGGAGCAATTGCAAAAGCAATAAACGAAAGGGCCGCCTTAGTAAGGCAGCCCTTTGTCCATTCTCCATTTATGTATGCTCAAGCTTCCCAGTTGCGTTTTCGGAATAATTCTTTCATATCTCCATCAAAATCTTGGAGAAAGCGGTGAAAGTCCAGCACCTCATCGGCACTGATTGGTGCACTCTCTGGAAGCTCTGCCCACTCATCGGGTTCTGCTTGCAATAGATCGTGCAGTTCTTGTGCGTCTTTGCTGCGGATAGCTGCCATAATCAACCCTTGCAATCCACAAGTGCTACAAGTTACGGAAGCCAGCCAAATATCGCCACGGCGTTCGTGGATCTGCACGTCACCGGGCTTGTAGCGTCGCCCACAACCGCTACATTGCGTATGAGCCACCACATATCTGATGATCAACGCCTGGACCGCTTTTTCTTCCTCATCCATGGCCCGTCTCCTATTTCACCTATACACCGTGCTTTATCAGCAGTACCCCAACCAACCTTGACTTCTATTTGGCTACTGACTCCGTGCCTGATAATGGCTCGACCATCACTGTGACTTCTGGCACCAGCGAAGACAGCAACTTGATGGGAACTTTGTGCTTGCCTAACAGCCTAAGCGGCTCCTCCAACAGAATCTTGCGCTTGTCAATGGACTGACCGATTTGCTTCTCGATCGCCTCAGCAATATCCGCTGCCGTAACAGAGCCATACAAACGACCTTTTTCGCTCGCTTTTACCTTGAAAGTCAGCGTCAGTTCGGACAAGCGCTCCGCTAAGGCTGCGCTATCCGTGCGAATGCGTTCCTCTCGTTGCTTTGCGATGGCTTTTTGCACCTCAGTGCGCCGAATCGCACCGGGGGTGGCCAACACTGCCAAGCCACGAGGTATCAAGTAGTTGCGACCGTAGCCATCTGCCACCTTCTTGATCTCGCCAGCTTTCCCTAGCCTCTTGACATCCTTCAGCAACAAAACTTCCACAGTGCTTCTCCCCAGACTGATTATCCGAGTTTCGTCCCGCAATTGTTACAGAATTTGGCACCGGGCGGATTCTCATGCCCACAGTTTGGGCAGGCTGCTGTGGCAGCCAGCTTTGCTCCACAATTATTGCAGAACTTGGCTCCTGCTGGATTGGCTGTACCACACTGAGGGCAAGCAATCGCTGCTGCTGTCGTTGTGGGCTGTTCCCGCGCTCCTTTCATAGCCTCAGTGATCGCACCCGCCATTGCTGCGCCAATACCTACTCCGGCCCCCAGACCGACGCCAGCACCAGCCAAAGTCCCAGCTTCGCCCCCTGCTTTCGCCGCATCGCCCATAGCCTGTGCTGCCTTGAACTGTATGTATGCTTGCATGTTGCCGATAGCGCCCATCGCAGCTCGCTCATCAATAGCCTTGGCTGTTTCTTCTGTTGGGCTAATCGAACTCACATACAGAGTTTTGAGTGCGATACCCGTGTTTGCAAAGTCATCCTGTGCCTTTGCTCTAACGCCGGCACCAATCTCTTCGTACAATCTTGGTAGATCAAACAGGGATGTCTGCGTCTCGCCTAGCAGATCGATCAATTTGGAGACGATGATACTGCGCAAGAAATTAGTAATCTGTGTTGTGTCATACAAGCCTTGCGCACCAACGATCTTGTTCACAAATAATTGTGGATCAGCGACCTGCATCGAGTAGGTACCAAATGCTCTGAGGCGAACCAGTCCCAGTTCCTTGTCCCTAAGCGGGATTGGCTCTGGCGTGCCCCATTTCTGATCCAAGAACTCGGTCATGTTCACAAAATACACTTCGGCCTTGAAGGGCGTCTGCCCGCTGAAGGGAATGCTCAGCAAATTCACTAGCAAAGGGATATTGGCTGTGCTAATAGTATGCCGCCCAGGACCAAAGGTGTCCAACGCCTTGCCATCCCGGAAAAAGACCGCCGCCTGGCTTTCGCGCACGATCAATTGCGAGCCCAGCCGAAAGTCACCAGAGCCATGCTCAGGAATGCGATGCACAATTTCGCGACCTGAGGGGTCCAGATACTCAATCACATCAAAAATTCGCGCCATTTTTCTCCTTTCAGAAATAGAACTATTTTTCAACTATCCCAAAAACCTTGCCGAAAACCTCTCGTACCAAGCACAAACGCAATCACACGGCTCCCTACGCTTTAGGGACCGCCAAGATAACATCCTGGCGCTTGCTAAAGGTATCATTGACCTCCTCCAATGCCTCGAGCAAGGCATTCCCGGTCTGCACCACGTCGTCATCTTTTTCAGCAGAAGCCACGGCATCGATCAATGTTTTGACTTTCTCCACGCTATCCACCATAGCGGCATCGTAATTGTAGAGTGCGTCCAGCTCCGCTTCTCTCACCTTGACTGCAGCAAAAAGGCCAGCATAGCCATAGCTAGCAGTCTTCAAGCGGTCAATCAGGAATTGCAGTCTCATCAGCGCCCGATCCAGAACCATCAGCACTCCCAATCGGCCTGTATTGGCAAGCTGGGCTTCTATACGGTATAGCCGCCGCCTCTGCTCCTCAAAACCGCGCGCTACTTGTAGCCGCACTAATTTGTCTGCCTCGCGTCGTACCTCTTTGTCTTTGTACCCCTTGTACCCAGGGATTTCCTTCGCCATCTCTTCGATCTTGTTGTAGGCGCTCTGAATACGCTCCACCAAATCACCACTCATTCGTCTAGCCTCCTTATGTTTTTATGGATTCACCGCATGCACACAAGTAGCGCCTATAACACCCCCAGACCAAAGAGCCTGGCCTACTGCGCTGCTCAGCGGATGGGTTTCTATAGGAATAGTTCTGAGCCACAATAAGGGCATTTGACAATACCTTTGCCAACCACTTCGCGGATTCCCCCGCAATTGGGGCATTTCGTAGTCCGCATCTCGGCTGCTTCGCGTGCGTACAGGACACCTTCGTTCCAATTGATGTAGCCAGTAAAAAGACCCTTGCCTACCAAATCGTAGATATGTTCTTTGATCTGATCGCGGGTGAGATTCATTTCCACCGCCAATTCTGGGATGTTCACCTGTCCTTTGGTGCGCACAATGTTCAGAATCTTTTTCGCCTGTGCTGCTTTAGCAAATTGCTGTGCTTCGCTACGACTCCTTGCTAATACAAGCATTCCGCCGCTTAGCAACGGCAACGTCAGTATGAGCACCAGTGCGAGTCCCAGCAGAAAGCCAGAAGCCCTCAACCGACCTTCTGCCAGCCCAGAGGCCAGAAAAAGCCCAGCCACCACGAAAATGACCAAGGCCAAAGCCATCAGAATCAAGCCGCCTATTTTCCCCTGTCCTTCCACGAAAGCCTCCTTGTTCCGCTCAACGCGGCAATTCCTATTGTACAGCACTTCTTTATATTTGTGCAAATTCCAGTTTGACCAGGGTGGAGAATTGCACAATAATATGGCCTGACATCTTCCCTGCCCAACTAAACGCTATGAGGCTGAACAAACATGATGACCCCAGAGAATGAACAAGAAACGATTCTGAAGATACTGCAGGATAGCCGCACGATCGCAGTAGTTGGATTATCCAGCGATCCAGAGCGCCCCAGTTATGAGGTTGCTCGCTATCTGCAACAGCACGGCTATCGCATCATACCCGTGAACCCCAATGAGTCTGAAGTGCTGGGGGAACGCGCTTACCCTGATCTTTTGTCCATCCCCGAACCAATCGATGTCGTGGATATCTTCCGGCGTTCTGAAGCAGTCCCACCCATTGTCGAACAAGCGATCCAAATCGGAGCCAAGGTGGTATGGATGCAAAAGGGCGTGCGCAACGAGGAGGCAGCAGCGCAAGCGCAAAAGGCAGGCTTGCTGGTCGTGATGGACCACTGCATGATGGCTGAAGCCAGACGCTTGATTGCTGAAGGGATTTTAGCGGATAGAAGACAGTGACTCAAGTTACGGACTGGGCATCGAGGATAGCCGCATTCCTCATCCGCATCGTGGCTGTGCTGGCCAGGCACTGGCTGTTGGTCATCAATACAGCATTGGCCATACAAGCGGCTCTGCCCATCCTGGCCCCTGTTCTGATGGCCAGCGGACATCCCGCAGTAGCACGCCTTATCTATACCCTCTACGCGCCGTTCTGCCACCAACTGCCCGAGCGCTCATTCTTCCTGTTCGGACCCCAAGCCACCTATACACTACACGAATTGGAGCGCCTGATAGGCACAGATGTACCTCTACGCTACATTGGCAATCCAACCATAGGGTATAAGGTGGCCGTCTGTCAGCGGGATATTGCCACGTACCTGGCCATGCTGGCAACCGGACTGGCGTTCATTCCACTCCGTCGCCGGCTGCGTCCATTGCTCATCAGAGCCTTCATCCTGTTCTGCATCCCGATAGCCATTGACGGACTGGGACAACTGCTGGCGCTATGGGATAGCACCCCGCTCACTCGCGTTGTCAGCGGTGCTCTTTTCGGAATAGCCTGCATCTGGCTGGTTTTCCCGTACATCGAAATGGGTATGCAGGATGTGGCGCAAAGCATAGGAAAGACCAAAATGGGGACCAACTCAGATATAGATGCCAAATGGACCACTTCCTAGTGGTCACGGCTCTAGTTGGCCAACAACCGAGCCCACCTGGCCGCTACGGAGCGTAGTGGCATAGCGGTCCGGTGGAGTGCCTTGTTAGGTGGACAGATATCCAAAATACTCCTCACCGCTCTTAAAATATCCTTTCGAGGTGCAATAACAGGTTCCTAAATTTTGATGAACCATTAATTTCTTCTATAGCCAAAACAAACTCTGATAGTGGAAGAAAACTATCAGCAGGAGAGAAAAAATATTTATAATGAATCCCTCTTTCACAAACAAACTCAACCAAATTAATCCCATGTGTATTAAGAACATGAGCAAAATTGTTGGCTGACTCCAAATCTTTACTGCTTGGCTTTCTACAATCATAGTAATTTGGATTGGTATTTGGGTGATTATGAAAGATAAGTATTGATGTGTAATTTTCTCGCTTAGCAATGTTGGCAATCTTTTCTACTGACAGATATGGGGAAACCCCTGATCGGTCAAATCCTTTGTTTAGCCAAATCAAGTTTATTTTTTCTGATTTTCAAAAGCAATGCTAATCCATTCGTGCTTTTTGTATTTCAAGAGCGCTGCTGCGATTGATGGAAATTCGAAAAGGCCTTCATTTATCCTATAAAATGTTCCATTTGGATTCATCCGCTTCTTAAACTCTCTGTTAACATCGAACTCTCCTGCGGCGAATGAAAAGTATCCACGAATCTGTTTATTCCTTCTTTTTGTTGCCAATTGGTTGATTTCACCTTCATTTAGTGGACGAAGATGTGTAAATACGAAGACAATGGTAATGAGAAAGATGCTAACTAAAATTAAAATCGGTTCCATTTGGCGATGCTCTCACTTTGCGGAAATGACCGCTTGAATGTTGCTCAAGAAGTCGCTATCCTTTCGCTCACACATATAAAATGCTCCCGGCGACATCTCTGGCTATGCGGGCTATCCTGATTCCTTGGTACCTACCGGCATTAGTACATCTACCACGCGGCCAACCTGTCGTTCAAGGCAATTTCAATAAACCTAAAGCCTATCAGGTTGCTCAAATTTTACAAAAATGTGCACATCGCTATCCTTATCGGGTTGTCCTCTGGCATAAGAGCCAAACAAGCTAATCCTTTTTACCCATACTCGGTGGAAAGACTGGATTGGTTTTGTCTGGGTAAATGCTATAATTTGTTCTTTCATCACCACAAGCCCTTCCTCTAAAGACCTCTTAAGCGGCGGTCAATTATTGATTATGCGGACTCCGCTTTGGCCTCTTTCTATGGTCAGCTACAAGGATTCCGTATACCCTGCTAAATAGTTGACTCTTGAATTGACGACAGTAGAGACTGCTTTGAGCGCAATTTATTGTAATGCCAAGTAACAAAATATCACCTTATATGTAACTGTTCAGATTTGAGGTAAAGAATCTTAAGCGAGCACCCTCGTGTCGCAAGATACAGTAGTGCCACGATAGCTAGGCCCGAATAGTAGAAAACGAGCTGTCCTCCAACTCACCGAACCCAGCCCTAATCTGAACACTTACCCTTATATTTATGCACATTCAGCGCCCAACAGACCTAAGATTGAGGGGACAAAACCTTCTCTGAGTTTGGTTTGCTCTACAGCCGGTAGGGGACACCCCCCATATACCGGACTAGGAGTTAGCCAGGCTCAGGTGCCTAATGGATCTTTCCAAGCATTCCGTGCCCTTTCATGGCTCGGCAGATCTTGGCGTACTCACACCCGCTATTTCGCACGCTCTGCGCTGGCTTCCTATCCCTTAACCTTATCCCTGAGCAAAGCGAAAGAATCGTCGCCATTCACCTTATTACGTCCCAAGATACACCTAAAATCCCTACCCAAAGAAAGTGTGAAACAAGAAAAGTTATTGCTTTCTGCTTGTGGAGATAGGGTAGAATAGCCATCGAATTTTTGAAGTTAGTATCTCAAGGAGGACCACAATACTCTCGACCAGCAATGCAAAAAGCAAGAGGGACAAAGCAACCGGAAGTAGTAAAATACAGCATCCGCTTAACCAGTTAACGGCAGTCTCTGTACTACCACACAATGGACACTTGGCAGAAAGATAACTACCTCTAGGATACCACGTGTAACCACATTTTCGACAAAAATTCTGGAGTCTTTTTGTCTGCTTACCCATTACTATGTGCTACGTAATTATACGCATAAAGCCTCACGTTTCACTGCGCCGCGAAGCGCAGCGGAGCGGCGTCAGGTGCAAGCGCGTGTTGGGCAGAACCAATCTTTATGCGATTGGCTCACGTCTCATAGGATCCAATCCCCATATCTTGATAATGATCAGTACCGTAACCGCCAAAAAACCAGCCATAAATCCGATGGTAGACAAGTCCATTTTCATATCAGGCATTACTAACCAGATGGACCAATTCATAGCCGTATGTGTCAAAAGAGCGGCCAAAACGCTGCCGTTGGTATTATTGTAAATCCACGTGAATATGATAGATGTCAGGGTAATGACTACCAATAGTGCCAAAAAGACAATAAGATTGTCCGTCATAAACCTACCAGGAATGAAAACCGCTGGCAGATGCCATAGCCACCAGAAAAAGCCCAGTATGACACTAGAAATTAGAGAGTTGAAGCGAGATTGCAAGCGCGGTAATGCGTACCCCCGCCAGCCAAACTCTTCCTGGAGAGGGCCACCGGTGAACAAGATGACGAAAAAGGCAATCAAAGCATAAGGCGGATTGGAAATTATTGCTAGATCCAACGGCCTTACGCCTGCCAATATCGAAGCAAAAATTGAACCGCCGAAAATCACAACCGGAAGAAGCAAGATTGCTATCAGCCAGATTTTCTTGAAACAAAAGTCAATTCCCCGTTTTAAGAGTTGGAGAACGCCTTTTCCGCCGTGCTGGAGAAAAGTTAGCAACAAGGCGGCAAATAATGGGCCAAAGGCGGCCGGGTTAAGAGGCCCAGTGATGAAATTTACCATCCTGGCAGGCAAGGCAAAACCATTTACAATCAAGGCATTGGGTATCCAGAAGATCCAAGAAAAAGCGCAGGTAATCATAAAGTACAACCACAAATTTTTGCTGTCATCAACTTTGACTGTCATTACATTTTCTCCTGTTTTGTTCTGCCCAACGACTAGCGTCAGCCGCACCGCGACTTCTCCGAAGGGCGCCTCAATTCGAAGCACGTCACATAACCCAATTGCGCCCCGATACCAGACCGCGGAGCGGTGTCGGCTGCACGCACTTGTTAGGTGGCCTGTGCCCAACGCCAACTGGCATCACATATTGTGCTTGGGTGTTCTGGTACCTAACCATAC encodes:
- a CDS encoding nucleotidyltransferase domain-containing protein — protein: MKEQIIAFTQTKPIQSFHRVWVKRISLFGSYARGQPDKDSDVHIFVKFEQPDRL
- a CDS encoding CoA-binding protein, which gives rise to MMTPENEQETILKILQDSRTIAVVGLSSDPERPSYEVARYLQQHGYRIIPVNPNESEVLGERAYPDLLSIPEPIDVVDIFRRSEAVPPIVEQAIQIGAKVVWMQKGVRNEEAAAQAQKAGLLVVMDHCMMAEARRLIAEGILADRRQ
- a CDS encoding SPFH domain-containing protein, with protein sequence MARIFDVIEYLDPSGREIVHRIPEHGSGDFRLGSQLIVRESQAAVFFRDGKALDTFGPGRHTISTANIPLLVNLLSIPFSGQTPFKAEVYFVNMTEFLDQKWGTPEPIPLRDKELGLVRLRAFGTYSMQVADPQLFVNKIVGAQGLYDTTQITNFLRSIIVSKLIDLLGETQTSLFDLPRLYEEIGAGVRAKAQDDFANTGIALKTLYVSSISPTEETAKAIDERAAMGAIGNMQAYIQFKAAQAMGDAAKAGGEAGTLAGAGVGLGAGVGIGAAMAGAITEAMKGAREQPTTTAAAIACPQCGTANPAGAKFCNNCGAKLAATAACPNCGHENPPGAKFCNNCGTKLG
- a CDS encoding CPBP family intramembrane metalloprotease, yielding MTVKVDDSKNLWLYFMITCAFSWIFWIPNALIVNGFALPARMVNFITGPLNPAAFGPLFAALLLTFLQHGGKGVLQLLKRGIDFCFKKIWLIAILLLPVVIFGGSIFASILAGVRPLDLAIISNPPYALIAFFVILFTGGPLQEEFGWRGYALPRLQSRFNSLISSVILGFFWWLWHLPAVFIPGRFMTDNLIVFLALLVVITLTSIIFTWIYNNTNGSVLAALLTHTAMNWSIWLVMPDMKMDLSTIGFMAGFLAVTVLIIIKIWGLDPMRREPIA
- a CDS encoding 30S ribosomal protein S20; the protein is MANTKSALKRVRSSEKRRLRNRRVRTQARTYIKRARAQIEAGQLEEAKKSVADAIRALDKAAEKGIIHKNNAARRKSRLMHKLNQAMQGVAA
- a CDS encoding methyltransferase domain-containing protein, translated to MVNNFNSPQPRFCDYEGSDYRTAFWEGHGREYEDLAERIALQQLLPPAGERIIDIGGGFGRLVDLYHGYKEIVLMDYSKTQLEDAQQRLGEGPIIYVAANLYEMPFVARAFDTAVMVRVLHHLSDVPSALRAIHRILRPGASFILEYANKRHLKAIMRYLLRLQRHNPFSYEPWEFAELHFDFHPTYIERNLAEAGFCIERELCVSHFRIPFVKRLVPAHILAKVDGWLQQPTARLKLTPSIFLHARTLAQENQPVPFSIFCCPRCGNSALTQEGTALYCAVCGSRWSTAGGIYDFRCSLK
- a CDS encoding DUF2085 domain-containing protein: MTQVTDWASRIAAFLIRIVAVLARHWLLVINTALAIQAALPILAPVLMASGHPAVARLIYTLYAPFCHQLPERSFFLFGPQATYTLHELERLIGTDVPLRYIGNPTIGYKVAVCQRDIATYLAMLATGLAFIPLRRRLRPLLIRAFILFCIPIAIDGLGQLLALWDSTPLTRVVSGALFGIACIWLVFPYIEMGMQDVAQSIGKTKMGTNSDIDAKWTTS
- a CDS encoding DUF429 domain-containing protein produces the protein MTTRFIGLDLAWSPRNNSAAVALEAEDDCAWWVAYREQLGNNAEVLAFLHEIADSGPALIAIDAPLIVPNEKGARPVDRQITRLFGRYGAGCYPAYRNRPGSCTRGEEIVVALAQWGFAQNPYIPQKAAARSVFEVYPHPAMLSLFHLERTIPYKARPSRGLDSRRSALARLRDSIASLEQQEPAMRSPSGVMNRDLNGLRGIALKHYEDLLDAAICAYIAYYAWYWGPTGYQVYGDTIQGYILVPMTDWMRQRLAQYTL
- a CDS encoding 50S ribosomal protein L9, which codes for MEVLLLKDVKRLGKAGEIKKVADGYGRNYLIPRGLAVLATPGAIRRTEVQKAIAKQREERIRTDSAALAERLSELTLTFKVKASEKGRLYGSVTAADIAEAIEKQIGQSIDKRKILLEEPLRLLGKHKVPIKLLSSLVPEVTVMVEPLSGTESVAK
- a CDS encoding phosphoesterase, producing the protein MMSTERPPGFSSALAAFKGFLQHLDLATPITILCHSDADGVAAGAILYRALQRLDFSLLTILVTGKGANAYTPQTKQLVASTRPSALFVLDLGCLQASVLPGVPTCFIDHHRPLGVPPEGTLISSYTWQPIPNTALLVYWLCSECVSCEDMLWTAAIGTLSDLGDKAPFPIIAQAKAVYKAKWLHEATALINAGRRSASGDAETALRAILAAQHPREIVEGASPEARKLAEYRSEVTAALEEAKKAAPKFSGQVALVRVNSPCQIHPLIAQIWRTRLPKYIVLVGNEGYQPGYVAFSMRTATDVNLLDLLSGVEVDVAEGYFGYGHDQATGGVLPIASWNQLLHHLGFSQEVWAKTEANR